From the genome of Fusarium keratoplasticum isolate Fu6.1 chromosome 11, whole genome shotgun sequence, one region includes:
- a CDS encoding HET domain-containing protein, whose translation MRLINVRTMELEEFHGDQVPRYAILSHTWGQGEITFQDWKDLNLASQKAGFAKILGACRQASEDSLEYLWVDTNCIDKTSSAELSEAINSMFAWYRDAVVCYAFLIDVPTIPASGLVRYEAYCQSRWFTRGWTLQELLAPRDVIFFDQNWQQIGNRSGSLGERIAAITQIEVPFITGQSTLTHASVAQKMSWLSRRATTRVEDMAYCMLGIFGINMPLLYGEGTKAFLRLQEEIVKISTDHTIFCWNWVESVPGSWTSMLAPTPAAFKFSGCYFEPKRDISSPEIFPYSFTNAGLSIRLPLVSAWGYSFALLEAHHPGSSCQFAIPLRYIVELGAFRRIAFPPGPISIESWLPEPARKLLVRARPNPFQLELGFPTTPEFQYGLLLTTSSNVLHDLWRDSFYGDESLPTSLKWEFPTNIITAYPAGVWDNHRSLIMFPTQRSGSRKVFAVMVQIRMQPDSELVMFFAIRIHKSGETQWFCRFSPESAWDDDDSVPEVHLEAFKEEVSHRTESIMCSGHSCQKFHLDILSERNVSSNTVVRSAHVSTKGSHEETGPITMIWDGLANKRVELPSALRNYLV comes from the coding sequence ATGCGGCTCATCAACGTGAGGACaatggagctggaggagttCCATGGAGACCAGGTCCCCAGGTACGCCATTCTCTCTCATACCTGGGGACAGGGCGAGATCACATTTCAAGACTGGAAAGATCTCAACCTTGCTTCCCAGAAGGCGGGTTTCGCCAAGATCCTCGGCGCTTGTCGACAGGCCTCTGAGGATTCCCTGGAGTATCTCTGGGTGGACACCAACTGCATCGATAAGACGAGCTCCGCAGAACTCTCGGAAGCTATCAACTCCATGTTTGCCTGGTATCGCGATGCCGTGGTATGCTACGCTTTTCTCATTGATGTTCCTACCATACCCGCCAGTGGTCTAGTTCGTTACGAAGCCTACTGTCAAAGTCGGTGGTTCACGCGCGGATGGACCTTGCAAGAGCTTCTCGCGCCACGGGATGTGATCTTCTTTGATCAAAATTGGCAGCAGATCGGCAACAGGTCGGGGTCGTTAGGGGAGCGGATAGCTGCCATAACGCAAATTGAAGTCCCTTTCATTACTGGTCAATCCACTCTCACGCATGCGAGTGTCGCCCAGAAGATGTCGTGGCTATCACGACGTGCCACTACGAGGGTCGAAGACATGGCATATTGCATGCTTGGAATCTTTGGTATCAACATGCCTCTACTCTATGGCGAAGGAACAAAGGCCTTTCTGCGCCTACAGGAAGAGATTGTGAAGATATCTACCGACCATACCATATTCTGCTGGAATTGGGTCGAGTCCGTACCCGGCTCATGGACCAGCATGCTAGCCCCTACCCCGGCGGCTTTCAAGTTTTCTGGCTGTTACTTCGAGCCCAAAAGGGACATCAGCTCACCCGAGATATTCCCCTACTCATTCACCAATGCTGGTCTCTCCATCCGGCTTCCTCTTGTTTCAGCTTGGGGCTACTCGTTTGCCCTTCTAGAGGCTCATCACCCTGGGTCCTCCTGCCAATTTGCCATTCCTCTCCGCTATATTGTAGAGCTTGGGGCCTTCAGGCGGATAGCTTTCCCTCCAGGTCCTATTTCTATCGAATCGTGGCTCCCAGAGCCGGCTCGCAAACTGCTCGTGAGGGCGAGACCGAACCCATTTCAGTTAGAACTAGGATTTCCCACCACGCCAGAGTTCCAGTATGGCCTCCTCTTGACTACCTCCAGCAACGTGCTGCATGACTTATGGCGCGATTCATTTTATGGAGACGAGTCCCTTCCTACGAGCCTCAAGTGGGAGTTCCCTACAAACATCATTACCGCATATCCTGCAGGTGTGTGGGACAATCACCGAAGCTTGATCATGTTTCCTACCCAAAGAAGTGGGTCAAGGAAAGTATTTGCGGTCATGGTACAGATTCGAATGCAACCCGATTCAGAACTTGTCATGTTCTTTGCCATTCGGATACATAAGTCTGGCGAGACCCAGTGGTTCTGCAGGTTCTCACCTGAGTCCGCatgggatgatgatgactcTGTGCCCGAGGTACACCTGGAGGCTTTCAAAGAAGAAGTCTCGCACCGAACCGAAAGCATCATGTGTTCAGGCCATTCATGTCAAAAATTTCATCTTGATATTCTCTCTGAGCGAAACGTTTCCTCTAACACGGTGGTCCGCTCTGCTCATGTATCCACAAAGGGAAGCCACGAGGAAACAGGTCCGATTACTATGATTTGGGATGGACTAGCCAATAAGAGAGTTGAGCTGCCATCAGCCTTAAGAAACTACCTAGTCTAG